In the genome of Mytilus edulis chromosome 3, xbMytEdul2.2, whole genome shotgun sequence, one region contains:
- the LOC139514724 gene encoding uncharacterized protein, with the protein MVLFYSNNYIIIGSCPGGYYHCTGYEWCCPTNYRCTGTSRCNSYTPSYSGSYSYSYSYSYSSSSSGGAIAGGIVGGIFLVIILCCVSAAVKSKTGNVSRVIYPKRRNPTVGTVPKKEQPSSIRPTTRQNENYNISRMTLPGSYEPTNPPLTHHI; encoded by the exons ATGGTTTTGTTCTACAGTAATAATTATATCATTATAGGAAGTTGTCCTGGTGGTTACTATCATTGTACTGGGTATGAATGGTGTTGTCCTACGAACTACCGTTGTACAGGTACATCACGTTGTAACAGTTACACTCCCAGTTATAGTGGCAGTTACAGTTACAGCTACAGTTACAGTTACAGCTCTTCGTCATCAGGAGG GGCCATTGCTGGTGGCATTGTTGGAGGTATATTTCTTGTAATTATCCTATGTTGTGTCTCAGCGGCTGTTAAAT CCAAAACTGGAAATGTTAGCAGAGTCATATATCCGAAGAGAAGAAACCCAACAGTGGGAACAGTACCAAAGAAAGAACAACCGAGCAGTATTAGACCAACCACAagacaaaatgaaaattataatatatcaagaATGACACTTCCGGGTTCCTATGAACCTACAAATCCTCCTTTAACGCATCACATATAA